Genomic DNA from Nitratidesulfovibrio vulgaris str. Hildenborough:
AACGCAAGATGCCACGACAGTCCCGGAAACCCTTGCGGGTTGAGGGGAAGCTTGTCCTGAAGCATCAGCACGCCGAAGGTCATGAGAAAACCTGCTGCCGAGAAGGCGCACAGACTGGCGGCATATTGCCGCCACGACTGCCGCGCTTCGGGCCGGATGCCGGACGCCCGGTAGATGAGCCTCTCCACCGGACCGAGAACGGAGTGCATCCACGTCTGTTCGCCTCGCAGTACGGCGCGTCCGATGAACCGGCCCAGTACCGGGCTCATCAGGGCGAGCAGCCCCAGAAAGAGTGCAAGTTGCGTATATTCCATGAGTTGCATGTCGACTCCTAGAAGCGTTCAGGGAAGAGCAATGCGTACCCGACATACAGGTAGAGGGCCGCAGCGCATATGAGACCGATGATATCGAGCAGATCCATGGGGCATCTCCTTGCATGTTGTGCTGAGGGTCACCAGTCGAAGAGCATTTGACGTGCCACTTAGTAACACCATGATTTTAAAGAATTTGCCTTCCTGCTATGCGTGCGCGGCGTATCAAAATGAAAGGCTCCCGTTACAAAATGTAACGGGAGCCTTTCGTTTCCTCATATTGCTGGACCAGAGGGGGGCACCCGGCAGGGCATCCGTGTACAGCCCGCCCCATGATGCCACTCTTATATTTTTAGTCCTGTTTTCATCTTTCAGGACAGCATGATACGGAATATGATAGAGTATCTATCCCACATCTTTCTAAAAATCGTAGAGTAATCATCACGCAAGCCCCGTCACAACATGGCCCCTTCCGGAAACAAGATTCGATTCATCTTTGAATCTGGCATGATAGACACGCACGGCTTCACATTATGTTTAATGGAGCATTAATTGCTATCGTAGATGCGACACGTTCCGTTGAGCGCGGCCCGGCATTCCCGGCATCGAAGTACGGGCGACGCCGCGCAGGTATACGCAAAGGCAGGTGACCATGAAAGGCGAACGTTCTTTCCTGCATGACACAGAAGGCATGACCACCCTCGAATTCGCACTGGTGCTGCCTCTCGTGTTGCTGCTCCTTTTCGGCACCATGGACATGCTGCGCTATGTCTGGGCACGTAACACCACAGTCGCCGCCGCCGTTGAAGCCGCGGAGACGGGGGCGCTCAGGACCACGACCGACGAAGAGATTCGGCTTGCCGCCGAGAGGATTCTGGCACCGTCCGGGCTCAGGGCCTCCTCGCTGGTCATCACCCGTGAGACAGCGGTTGTGCCTCCTGTCATCACCGTACGCATCACCGTCGACTTTTCGTACATCGTGTTGCCGGGCTTTCTCACAAGCATGGTCGGGGCAAGGGTTATAGACATCACCAAACGTTCCGTCATGGGGCCGGAGGAATCGTCATGAACGCCAGAACCCCGCAGTTCTTATGCCGGAATGAGGGTGAGCGGGGCATGGTCACCGTGGAGGCGGCCCTGCTCATCGTCCTGTTTCTGGTGCCCATGCTCCTGCTCGTCATGGATGCTGGCCGCTTCATCACGGCACGCCATTCCCTCACGCAGGCAGTGCGGCAAGGGGCCATCGTCCTGATTCATGCCCAGGCCTCATCACAAGCCGACACCCAGGCCTCGGCGGCGGTCAAGGATGCGCTTGAGGTCTCCGGCTACCGCCCCGGAGAAGTGACGGTCGTCATCAACAGACCCGACCAGACGAGGGCGACCATCACCGTGACGCTGGATACGACACGCTTCGCCGTGTTCGGCGTCGCCTTCACGGTACTGCCCGTCATCATTCGTGAAAGTGCCACTGTCTCGACAGGATAGGAGGAAATAGCATGTCCCTCTTGAAACGTCTGCTCAACGAAGAACGAGGCAACGTCGCCCTCATCGTCGCCCTTTCAAGCTTCGCCCTGCTGGGTCTTGGCACCATGGCGGTGGACCTTGGCGTGGTCTACACCAAGCGCAGCCAGATGCAGAAGGCAGCCGACATCGCCGCACTCGCAGGGGCACAGGCACTGATCAACAGTTCAGGCAACACCGACATGGCCCGCACGCAAGCCATCACCACGGCGCGTGCCAACCTCGCACAGGGTGACGTTCCCGATAGGGCCGTCCGCGATGGCGATGTGACCTTCTCGAACAACGCCGCCATCAACACCTCGTTCCCCATGAACCGCATAGACGTGCATATCCGGCGCAACGCCGAGGCGGGCAACTCTGTAGGGCTCATCTTCGCCAATCTGTTCGGCGACTCCTACAGCGACCTCACGGTCATGGCCCGGGCAGAGGCCGTTCCGGCCTGCCGCAGTTGCGTGGCACCGCTCAGCGTACCGGACAAGTTCACATGGAACGACAAGTGCGACCCCGACAGGAAGCTCAACAACGGGGCTCTCGACCCCACAAGCAGCTGCGAGATGGCCTCGGTCCAGCTCATCGGATATTCCCCTGCCGACTTCGGAACGCCCGTCGTCCTCAAGTTCGGCGACCCCACGGACACCGTCGTCCCCGGCTGGTTCAGCCCGATCAACCTGCCGCCTGTGGGGCAGGGCGCCCCGGAGACCGGAGCCTCGGTCTATCGCGAACGCCTCGGGGATGCAGGCTTCTGCATGAACGACTTCGGAACATACTCGGTGCAGCCGGGCTCACAGGTACAGGTTGAACCGGGCAACATGGTCGGCCCCACCCGGCAGGGCATAGCCGACCTCCTGGCTGGCGACCCTGCCGCCACATGGGACACCGGCAAGGGTGTCGTGACGGCCTCTGGCGAACCCAACCCCCACAGCCCGCGCATCATCCGCATCCCCCTGTACGACCCCCGGCTTCCCATCGTGAGCGGTCGCAACTATCTGACCGTCGTCAAGGTCGCCTCGTTCTTCGTCGAATCCATGGACAACCAGAACAACGTCCGCGGACGCTACATCGCCAGTTCTCCCCTCGCGCCGTGGGGCACGGTCTCTCCCGGTGCCTCCTGCCTGACCTACACGGCGAGACTCGCCAGACCGTAGGGCAACAAGAAGCCCCGCAGGGCGTGCAAAGGCACATCCTGCGGGGCGTATCCCTATCTGCCAAGCCTGTTGCGGCATCAATCCCTGAAGCGCTTGCGGGCCGACTCGAAGGCGTCTTCGACGACGTTCCACGCCAGTTCGAAGCCCGACTTCACATCCTCCCACGCACCTTCACCGGCACGCTGGAGTTCGGCAAGCCTGCCCAGAAGTTCGTCGCGCTTCTCGCGCAGGGCCGTAATCTCCTCGTGGTACTCCACGCGGGCCTCGGCCTTGGCAAGCGCAGCCTGCACCACCAGCTTGTCTATCTGCGCATTCCACTTGTCCAGTTGATTCTGCAACTTGCGGATGTACTCGTCCCTGCTGCTCATGGTGTGCTCCGTGGGGCTGAGGGTTGATGCTTTGCAACGTAGCCGCGTCATCCCGGCTCATTGCACGGCTGTCGCGGCATTCTCCGTTGCCATCCTCATACATATGTCCGCAAGGCCGTAGCGTCCAGAGGGGCATGTTGCTTCATGGAGAACATCATGCGCCGCGCCCGTCCCGGCATTGCGGTCTGACCGCAACATGGCGGCAATGCGACACTCGCCCCCTCGCGCAATGTGAAGCCGCCCGCAGACAATGTCTGCGGGCGGCCGGGAACCTTCGCTACCCCTCCGTCGGAGAGGCCTGTGCAGCGTACGCTAACCCTTGGCGGCGTGGTCGAAACCGGCCTGCAGGGCGTCCGCGTTCTTGGGAATGAGGTGGCTGTAGTGCGCCGAGATGACGCTCTTCAGGCTTTCCTTCACGGCTTCGAGGGGCACGATGCCGGTGGCCTGCACATAGGCGCCGAGGGCCACCATGTTGGCCATCTTGGTGTTGCCGATGCCGTCGGCGATCTCGTTGGCGGGCACGCAGACCGTGCGCACACGCGCCTCGGCCTTGCTTGCGTCCACCAGCGAGGTGTTCAGCACCTGCACGCCACCGTCTTCGAGGCGCGCCTCGAACTTGTCCAGCGAGGGCTGGTTCATGATGATGAGGCTCTTGGGCCGCTGGATGATGGGCGAACCGATGTCTTCATCGGAGACGACCACGGTGCAGTTGGCGGTGCCGCCGCGCATCTCCGGCCCGTAGACCGGGATGTAGGTGACGTTGAGGCCCGCGTGCATTCCGGCATAGGCGAGAAGGTTGCCGATGAGCATCACGCCCTGGCCCCCGAAACCCGCCATGATCACGTCCTGATAGATGGCCATCAGCACACCCCCTCGGCTTCGGTCACGTCCTTGTACACACCCAGCGGGAAGTAGGGGATCATCTCCTCGGCGATGCGCTTGTTGGCCTTCACGGCATCCATGCGCCAGTTGGTGGGGCAGGCCGAGAGCATCTCGACGAAGCCGAACCCGAGGTCGTTCTGCTGCACGTCGAAGGCCTTGCGGAGCGCCTTCTTGGCGGCGCGGATGTGCTTGACCGAGTCGAGCGACACGCGGGCGCTGTAGGCCACCCCGCCGAGACCGGCGATGATCTCGGCCATCTTCATGGGCAGGCCCTCGGTGTCGCGGCAGCGACCGGAGGGGCAGGTGGTGGTCTTCTGGCCCACCAGCGTGGTGGGGGCCATCTGGCCGCCCGTCATGCCGTAGACGGTGTTGTTGACGAAGACGATGGTCATGCGCTCGCCGCGGTTGGCGGCATGCATGATCTCGGCGAGACCGATGGAGGCGAGGTCGCCATCGCCCTGATAGGCGAAGACGATCTTGTCCTTGCGGGCACGCTTGACGCCGGTTGCCACGGCGGGAGCGCGCCCGTGGGGGGCCTCCACCGTGTCGACGGCGAGATAGTTGTAGATGAACACCGAGCAGCCGATGGAGCTTACGCAGATGGTGTCTTCAGCCACGCCCATCTCGGTGAGCACTTCCGCCACGAGGCGGTGTGCCACACCGTGGTGGCAGCCGGGGCAATAGTGGGTGGCGCGGTCGACGAGCAACTCGGGCACGTCGAAGGCGACGGTTTCGTCTTCACGAAGTTCGTGGGCCTGCATCACTTCCTCCCCAGGGCGTCGAGTATCGGCTTCAGGAAATCGTCCGAACCCGGCAGTTCGCCCGGCATGTGTCCATAGAAGTCACTGTCGCAGTAGGCGCGCACCGCAAGGCGCACGTCGTCCACCATCTGCCCGCAGTTGTGCTCGATGGTCAGGAAGCGCTTGCCCTTGGCGGCGAGGTCCTGAAGCACCTTCTCGGGGAAGGGGAACAGCGTGACGGGACGCACGAGGCCCACCTTGTGGCCCTGCGCACGCAGCTTGCGGATGGCGGACTTGGCGATGCGTCCGATGGAACCGAAGGCCACCACCACGAGGTCGGCGTCTTCGGTCTCGAAGCACTCGGCCCGGGCCAGTTCCTTCATGGCCTCGTACTTGGCCTGAAGGTTGCGGTTCTGCCCTGCCAGTGCCCCGTCTTCGAGGAACAGCGACTTGAGCAGGCGCGCCGGACGGCCCTTGGCGCCCTGAAGACGCCAGTCTGCGCCTTCGGTGGCGGGGTCGAGGTCGTCACGCTTCCACGGGGTGACGGGTTCCTTCATCTGGCCGACGATGGCGTCGCCAAGGACGAGCACCGGAGTGCGGAAGCGGTAGGCCACGTCGAACGCCTCGAACATCATGTCGTAGCATTCCTGACAGGTGGCAGGGGCCAGCACGTAGGTGCGGTAGTCGCCATGACCGCCGCCCTTCACCGACTGGAAGTAGTCGCCCTGCGAGGGGCCGATGTCGCCAAGGCCCGGGCCGCCACGGTTCATGTTGACGATGACGCCCGGAAGCTCGCTGCCCGCCATGTACGAGATGGCCTCCTGCATGAGCGACACGCCGGGGCTGGACGACGAGGTGAAGGCACGCACGCCGCATGCGGCGGCACCCAGCAGCATGTTGGCTGCCGCGACCTCGCTTTCGGCCTGCACGAACTCCCCGCCTGCGGCGGGAATGGCTGACGACATCATCTCGGGGATGTCGTTCTGGGGCGTGATGGGGTAGCCGAAATAGCAGCGGCACCCTGCGGCCAGAGCGCCGTGGGCGATGGCCTCATTGCCCTTGATGAAGATCCTTTCGGTCTTTTCGCTGGACATGAGCTACTCCCCGGCCTTGGTCTTCTTGGTTTTGTACACCCTTATAGCCGCATCGGGACAGATGAGCGCGCACGAGGTGCAGGCTGTGCACTCGTGCATGTCCTCTGCGGGCACCTCGGCAACCTTGTAGCCCTGCCGGTTGAACCGGGAGGACTGACGGATGATGCTCTTGGGGCACACCGTGGTACAGAGCAGGCACCCCTTGCAGCGATCCTCCAGGAAAACTACCCGTGACATCGTGCGATCCTTGTGGGTTGACGTTGGTGCCCCCCGGCGCGTGCCGGGGGCTGACTTGTTTGTTCGTACAGCAACGAAAAGCTATAGGACAAGTCGCAAGGGTTTTCCAACCCCCCGCGCCCCACTTTCCCGGCCGGGTCTTCGCCCTGCGTCGTGACTGGTGCCGCAACATGCCGCCATGGATGGACATGCGGATTACAGCGAACCGCTCCACATTGCGCCTGCGCGCACCGCCGGCCGCCCCCATAGCCGCAGGTGAGAAACCTCACGCCGCGTGCCCTCCCGTTCACCAGAAGGAGGCGTAGAAGCCCTGTGCGCGCCTACCATACGCCGCACGCATCCCCGGCCCGCCGCAAGCAGCCCCTATCGAAGCAGCATGGCGTCGCCGTACGAGAAGAAGCGGTAGCCCTCCTCGATGGCCTCGCGGTAGGTGGCAAGCACCCGTTCACGTCCCGCGAAGGCCGAGACCAGCATCAGCAGGGATGATTCGGGCAGGTGGAAGTTGGTGATGAGATGGTCGACCACCTTGAACGTATAGCCGGGGTACATGAAGATGTCCGTCCACCCCGCGTAGGGTTCGAGAGTGCCCTTCGCCGTGGCGACCCCCTCCAGCACGCGGCACGAGGTGGTCCCCACGGCCACGACCGGACGGCCATCAGCTTTGGCCCGTCGTATGACCTCCACCGTCTCCGCCGTCACCTCCACGTATTCGCGGTGCATGGCATGGTCGCGGATGTCGGCGCAACGCACCGGACTGAACGTACCATAGCCCACGTACAGGGTCACCTCGGCCCACTGGTGGCCGCGCGCCGTCAGCGTCTCGCGCAGTGACGGCGTGAAATGCAGTCCCGCCGTGGGCGCGGCGACCGACCCTAGACGGTCTTCGCGGGCGAAGACGGTCTGGTAGCGGTCGCGGTCTTCATCGCCGTCGGCGCGGCGGATGTACGGCGGCAACGGCAGGTGCCCCTCACGGGCGAAGAGGGTGGCCAATTCGCCACGCCAGAAGAGCAGCACCATGCTGCGCCCGAATTCCCCCTTGTGCACGACCTCCACCCGAAGGTCGTCACCGAAGGAGAGCGTATCACCGGGGCGCAACGGCTTCGAGGCGCGCAGCAGTCCTTCCACCTCCGCCACGCACCAGCCCGGTTCCACCGTGCCCGACGCGGGCCCGGCGGCAAGGGGCGTCACCAGCGGCAGCGGTGTCAGCAACAGGAACTCCACCTTGCCCCCTGTGGGCCTGTGCCCCAGAAGGCGGGCGGGCAGCACCTTGGAGTTGTTGGCGACCAGCAGGGCGCCTTCCGGCAGGTGTTCCGCGAGGTCGGCGAACCGCGCATGGATGCGCTCGCCCGTCGTGCGGTCGAGCACCAGAAGACGCGACAGTCCGCGCTCGACAGGCGGGTGCTGGGCGATGCGGTCTTCAGGCAGTTCGTAGTCGTAGCCGGACAGCAGAAAATCCGCTCCGGTGGCGTCATCCTTCATGTTTCGTGTATCCTTCCGCCCCGCGCCGTTTGCAGTTCGGGGCGACATTGGCTAGTGTCGTCACAACCGTCCCATGCGCCGCATGACGGCGACATACCGACAGGAGTGAACAATGCGCAGATTTCTCGCCTCGGCCATCCTCGCCTGCAGCCTTGTGGCCATGCAGGGATGCTCCGGCTCTTCGCTCTCCATTCCCAACCCCTTCGAACCCGACCCGCCGTCCAATGTCAATGAGGTCTATTACGGCGAGTTCCCCAGCGTGCCCATTCCCAAGGACATGACCGAGGTGGCCAAGTACACCGCCGTCATG
This window encodes:
- the queA gene encoding tRNA preQ1(34) S-adenosylmethionine ribosyltransferase-isomerase QueA, coding for MKDDATGADFLLSGYDYELPEDRIAQHPPVERGLSRLLVLDRTTGERIHARFADLAEHLPEGALLVANNSKVLPARLLGHRPTGGKVEFLLLTPLPLVTPLAAGPASGTVEPGWCVAEVEGLLRASKPLRPGDTLSFGDDLRVEVVHKGEFGRSMVLLFWRGELATLFAREGHLPLPPYIRRADGDEDRDRYQTVFAREDRLGSVAAPTAGLHFTPSLRETLTARGHQWAEVTLYVGYGTFSPVRCADIRDHAMHREYVEVTAETVEVIRRAKADGRPVVAVGTTSCRVLEGVATAKGTLEPYAGWTDIFMYPGYTFKVVDHLITNFHLPESSLLMLVSAFAGRERVLATYREAIEEGYRFFSYGDAMLLR
- a CDS encoding sll1863 family stress response protein, giving the protein MSSRDEYIRKLQNQLDKWNAQIDKLVVQAALAKAEARVEYHEEITALREKRDELLGRLAELQRAGEGAWEDVKSGFELAWNVVEDAFESARKRFRD
- a CDS encoding thiamine pyrophosphate-dependent enzyme → MQAHELREDETVAFDVPELLVDRATHYCPGCHHGVAHRLVAEVLTEMGVAEDTICVSSIGCSVFIYNYLAVDTVEAPHGRAPAVATGVKRARKDKIVFAYQGDGDLASIGLAEIMHAANRGERMTIVFVNNTVYGMTGGQMAPTTLVGQKTTTCPSGRCRDTEGLPMKMAEIIAGLGGVAYSARVSLDSVKHIRAAKKALRKAFDVQQNDLGFGFVEMLSACPTNWRMDAVKANKRIAEEMIPYFPLGVYKDVTEAEGVC
- a CDS encoding TadE/TadG family type IV pilus assembly protein; this encodes MNARTPQFLCRNEGERGMVTVEAALLIVLFLVPMLLLVMDAGRFITARHSLTQAVRQGAIVLIHAQASSQADTQASAAVKDALEVSGYRPGEVTVVINRPDQTRATITVTLDTTRFAVFGVAFTVLPVIIRESATVSTG
- a CDS encoding 4Fe-4S binding protein, giving the protein MSRVVFLEDRCKGCLLCTTVCPKSIIRQSSRFNRQGYKVAEVPAEDMHECTACTSCALICPDAAIRVYKTKKTKAGE
- a CDS encoding 2-oxoacid:acceptor oxidoreductase family protein; protein product: MAIYQDVIMAGFGGQGVMLIGNLLAYAGMHAGLNVTYIPVYGPEMRGGTANCTVVVSDEDIGSPIIQRPKSLIIMNQPSLDKFEARLEDGGVQVLNTSLVDASKAEARVRTVCVPANEIADGIGNTKMANMVALGAYVQATGIVPLEAVKESLKSVISAHYSHLIPKNADALQAGFDHAAKG
- a CDS encoding TadE/TadG family type IV pilus assembly protein encodes the protein MKGERSFLHDTEGMTTLEFALVLPLVLLLLFGTMDMLRYVWARNTTVAAAVEAAETGALRTTTDEEIRLAAERILAPSGLRASSLVITRETAVVPPVITVRITVDFSYIVLPGFLTSMVGARVIDITKRSVMGPEESS
- a CDS encoding potassium-transporting ATPase subunit F encodes the protein MDLLDIIGLICAAALYLYVGYALLFPERF
- a CDS encoding 3-methyl-2-oxobutanoate dehydrogenase subunit VorB, producing the protein MSSEKTERIFIKGNEAIAHGALAAGCRCYFGYPITPQNDIPEMMSSAIPAAGGEFVQAESEVAAANMLLGAAACGVRAFTSSSSPGVSLMQEAISYMAGSELPGVIVNMNRGGPGLGDIGPSQGDYFQSVKGGGHGDYRTYVLAPATCQECYDMMFEAFDVAYRFRTPVLVLGDAIVGQMKEPVTPWKRDDLDPATEGADWRLQGAKGRPARLLKSLFLEDGALAGQNRNLQAKYEAMKELARAECFETEDADLVVVAFGSIGRIAKSAIRKLRAQGHKVGLVRPVTLFPFPEKVLQDLAAKGKRFLTIEHNCGQMVDDVRLAVRAYCDSDFYGHMPGELPGSDDFLKPILDALGRK
- a CDS encoding TadG family pilus assembly protein, whose protein sequence is MSLLKRLLNEERGNVALIVALSSFALLGLGTMAVDLGVVYTKRSQMQKAADIAALAGAQALINSSGNTDMARTQAITTARANLAQGDVPDRAVRDGDVTFSNNAAINTSFPMNRIDVHIRRNAEAGNSVGLIFANLFGDSYSDLTVMARAEAVPACRSCVAPLSVPDKFTWNDKCDPDRKLNNGALDPTSSCEMASVQLIGYSPADFGTPVVLKFGDPTDTVVPGWFSPINLPPVGQGAPETGASVYRERLGDAGFCMNDFGTYSVQPGSQVQVEPGNMVGPTRQGIADLLAGDPAATWDTGKGVVTASGEPNPHSPRIIRIPLYDPRLPIVSGRNYLTVVKVASFFVESMDNQNNVRGRYIASSPLAPWGTVSPGASCLTYTARLARP